AGAAGCTCACCAACATGCGTGCGGCCTCCTCCGACTCCTTCGAGTCCATGACCCCGCCGCGCCAGCTCACCCTCGAGGAATGCCTGGAGTTCGCCCGCGAGGACGAGTGCGTGGAGGTCACCCCCGAAGAGGTGCGCATCCGCAAGGTCGTGCTCGATGCGAACGCTCGTGCGCGTTCCGCATCGCGGATCAAGAACCAGAAGTAAGGCCTTCCCGCCCGTGACAGCGCGGGGTCGGACACGCAGCAACGTGTGTCCGGCCCCGCGCTGTGCTGTACGGGCGGGTAGGTGTCGGTGCGCGGTGTCGGTGTCGGCGTATGCGCGGTGTCGGCGGCGAGGCGTATGATCTGGGCATGTCCGTGATCCACGCCACCACCATGCACCCGTCGAAGCTCGAACTGCTCGCGGAGTGGCTGCCGCTCCAGCCGTGGTTCTCCGGCGACATCGCGCAACTCAGCTCGCTCGGCGCATACCGCTTCGACGACCCGGAGGGCGAGGTCGGACTCGAGGGCTACCTGCTGACGGCCGGTGGCGACACCGTGTACCACGTGCCGCTCAGCTATCGCGGGGCGCTGCTCGAGGGCGGTGAGGCGTCCCTCGTCGGCACCTCCGAGCACGGGGTGCTCGGCACGCGGTGGATCAGCGACGCGACCGGGGACCCGGTGTATCGCGCCGTGCTCGCCACCGCGGTCGCCCAGGGGGGATCGGAGGCTCAGCTCGTGCTGCGGAACGCCGACGGCGCCGAGTCGGCACTCGAGCGGGCCGTGCACGTGCGGGGCTCAGGATCCGCGGGCGCGCCCGTGCCCGGGCTGTGGGACGCCGTCGCGGAGGAGCACGGCGACTGGGTGGAGCTCTCGACGCCGCTCGCGACGCTCGCCGTACGGCGGGTCGTGGATCCGGCGGTGCCGTCCCCGGCGATCCCGTCGCTGGCGGTGCCGACGACCGAGGTGCTGCGCGCCACGTGGCCGGGGCAGCTCGAGCCGACGGTGCTCGCGGCGTTGGTGGTGTAGCGCCGCGCTGAGGTGCCGTGCGGCGGTGCCGTGCGGCGGTGCCGTGCATCGGTGGTTCGCGGCGGTGCGTCGCGACCCGCCGTGCGGCGCTCTCCAGTGCCCGCCCGTTTTCGTTTTTTGCCGACGACCCGATAGAGTATTCCTTGCGTGAAAGCGCGATCGGGATGTGGCGCAGCTTGGTAGCGCACGTCGTTCGGGACGACGGGGTCGCAGGTTCAAATCCTGTCATCCCGACAGAGAGCCCCGGAACACCGCTGAGATTTCAGTGGAGTTCCGGGGCTCTGTTGTTGGTGGGCTGTGGTGTTTCCGGCCCGACGTTCCGGGGTCACTTCGGGGGAGTGTCGACCGCGTCGCACCACGCCAAACTGACCCCGCAACGGGCGTGCTGCATCATCGGCCCGCCGCCGGCCCGCCGCCAGCCCGCCGCTCAGCCCAGCTCCGCCGCCTCCGCGTCGGTCAGCTCCAGCTCGCGGCCGTTGTCGCCCAGCCAGAAGTGATGGCGCTGGCCGGGCAACGGATCCGTGCGCATGACGAGCGTGTACGTCGCGCCATCGAGCACCTTCACCCGCTGAGCCGCGCGCGCCTTCTTCTGCCGCTCGTCGGAGATGAGCCCGAAGGCGATTCCGATGGCCAGGCCGGCGCTCAACCAGACCCCGACGTTGTCCGTCAGCAGGCCGATCACGAGGCCGAGCGGCAGGCCGATGCCGATACCGAGCGACAAACCGTAGTTGGGGTTCGACTGCGGTGAGCTCGACCGAGACCGTTGCGATGCGTTCATGGGGTGCTCCCTTCTGCGTACGTCCCATTCTCATCGCGGGCTCGGGCTCGCACTTCCCTCGGTCGGGGGATCCTCTCCGCCCCGCGGCGGATCTCGCCGCGCCCCGGTTCGGGAACGGTGGATCGATCCGCCGTTGGTAGATTGAGAACCATGTTCAATAGATGGGCCCGCACCGATCGCACCGAACGCGGGACCTCGCCCGGGAGCGGATCGGGATCAGGATCCGGCAACAGGACCGGTTCGGGCCACGGGCACGGTCACTCACACGATCTGCCGAGCAGTGCCGTCGCCACGAGCCGGGTCGTCCGGATCGTGACGTTCGCCGTGCTGGCGGCCGTGGCCATCGCGACCGTGGCGGGGCTCGTGTCGCTCTGGCCGAACGGGAACCAGGTATCGGAGGTGGCGACCCAGAGCGGCACGACGGCCCAGGACGTGCGGTACGAGGAGGGAGAGATCCTCGGGATCACCGAGGAGTGCGCGACACCGGGATCACCTGAGTCGGATGCCGGCATGAGCGTGGGGGAGCGCTGCATCACGGCGAGCGTGGGCGTCCGATCCGGCCCCGACTCCGGCCGCATGCTCAGCCTGCCGGTCCGTGGCGCGCTCGCCGCAGCCGGACTGCAGACCGGCGACCGGGTCGAGCTCATCGCCTATACGGTCGCCCCGGCGGTGGCACAGGACACCCCGGGCGGCGCTGCCGCAGCGGACGACGCCGAGCCCGGCGCCGAGCCCGGCGCCGCGACCGACCCCGCGACCGACGCCGCAGCAGACGCCCCCGCCACCGAGTACGACGTCTCCGCGGCGAACTACGGCGTCTCCGGCGTCTTCCGCGGACTGCCGCTCGCCCTCCTCGCGCTGCTCTTCGTCGCGGTCGTCGTCTGGATCGGTCGAATCCGCGGATTCCTCGCGCTCGTCGCTCTCGCCGTGAGCGCCTGGGTGCTCCTCGCGTTCATCCTGCCCGCGCTCGTGACGGGGCAGCCGGGGCTCCCGGTCGCGCTCGTCGGATCGAGCGCGATCATGTTCGCGACCCTGTACTTCGTGCACGGGCCGACCATGCGCACGACCGCGGCGCTGATCGGCACCCTCTGTGGCATCCTGATCATGGCCGCCATCTCCCTCATCGCCGTGCATACCACCCGACTCAGTGGCATCGGAGACGAGGCATCCGGCGTCCTCTCCGGCGTCACCACCCAGATCGACTTCCGGGGGCTCCTCACCTGCGCCATCATCATCGCCGGGCTCGGGATCCTCAACGACGTCACCATCACCCAGGCTTCGGCGGTGTGGGAGCTGCGCGCGGCCGCCCCCGCGATGGCGCGGCGCGAGATCTACGCCCGCGCGATGCGGATCGGTCGCGACCACATCGCGTCGACCGTCTACACCGTGTTCTTCTCCTATGTCGGCGCCGCGCTCAGCGTGCTCCTGCTGCTGTACCTCACCGATCGACCGGTGCTGTCGCTCCTGACGAAGGAGGACATCGCGGTCGAGCTCGTGCGGACGTTCTGCGGTTCCATCGGTCTGGTGCTCGCCGTGCCGATCACGACCTGGGTGGCGACGCTGTTCACCCCGCCGGGGCTCGACGAGCTGCCGGAGCGGTGGCGCTCGACGGACGCGGCCGTCGTGCCCGAGCGGTCGTGACTAGACTGGGAGGCACGGAACGGTTTCGCTGAACGCTACAGGTGTTGGGGGCGTTGGAATGTTCGATCTGCGCGATGTCGCTCGCGGCCGCGAACTGGTGATGGTGTCGAATCGACTGCCGGTCGATCGGGTGCGGCTGCCCGACGGCTCGGCCGAGTGGCGCACGTCGCCCGGCGGGCTCGTCACCGCGGTCGAGCCGATCGTGCGCGAGCTCGGCTGCCTCTGGGTGGGCTGGGCCGGCAGTACGGACGAGGAGATCGAGCCGTTCGAGATCGGGTCGATGCGCCTCGCGCCGATCCCGCTCAGCAGCGATGAGATGGCGTCCTACTACGAGGGCTTCTCGAACGGCACGCTCTGGCCGCTCTACCACGACGTGATCTCGGCGCCGGTGTACCACCGCACCTGGTGGGATTCCTACCAGCGGGTGAACCGCCGCTTCGCCGAGCGCGTCGCCGAGGAGGCCGCTGAGGGGGCCATCGTCTGGGTCCACGACTACCAGCTGCAGCTCGTGCCCGAGATGCTGCGCGAGCTCCGCCCCGACGTCACGATCGCGTTCTTCCTGCACATCCCGTTCCCGCCGCGCAGCCTGTTCGCGCAGCTGCCGTGGCGGCGGCAGATCACGCGCGGTCTGCTCGGCGCCGACGTGATCGGCTTCCAGCGCGTGCAGGACGCGGTGAACTTCCGCTTCGTCACGGAGCGCTACGCCGGTGCTCCGGCACGCGGCAACACCATCGTGATCCCGGAGGCACCGGGGCGCCCGTCGCGCTCGGTGCTGGCGCAGGAATTCCCGATCTCCATCGACGCCGGCGGCTTCGAGGCGCTCGCCGCGAGCCCCGAGGTGCGGCACCGCGCGCAGGAGATCCGGGAAGAGCTCGGCACGGATCGCACGATCCTGCTCGGGGTCGACCGATTGGACTACACGAAGGGGATCCGGCACCGCCTGAAGGCCTTCGAGGAACTGCTCGAGGACGGCGAGATCAGCGCGCAGGACACGGTGCTCGTGCAGGTCGCGAGCCCGAGTCGTGAGCAGGTCGAGGCCTATCAGCGCTTGCGCGAAGAAGTCGAGGTGACGGTCGGGCGGATCAACGGCGCCCACGGATCGATCGGGCATGCCCCGCTCGTCTACCTGCACCGGGGCTACTCGCGCGACGAGATGGCCGCGCTCTACCTCGCCGCCGACGTCGCGGTCGTCACGCCGCTGCGCGACGGCATGAACCTCGTGGCCAAGGAGTACGTCGCCTGCCGCGCCGACGAGGGCGGCGCGCTGATCCTGAGCGAGTTCACCGGCGCCGCTGATGAACTGCGCGACGCCCTGCTCATCAACCCTCACGACATCGAGGGGGTCAAAGCCGCGATGCTGCGTGCGATCCACCTGCCGCGAGATGAGCAGCGCCGTCGTATGCGGTCGCTGCGCCGTGCAGTGTACGACAACGATGTCGCGCACTGGGCGAATCAGTATCTCGGATCGGTCGCGGCGGTCGCGGAGAACCGGTCCCGGGTGCTGGAACAGGCGCAGAGCCCGGAGGGGCCCGAGCCGACCGCCGCACCCGAGGTGTTCGTCTCCAGCGCGCTGCGGGCGCGCTTGCGGCGGCTCGCGACCGCCCCCACCCTCATCGTGGCCAGCGACTTCGACGGCACGCTCGCGCCGATCGTCGGCCGTCCGCAGGACGCGCGGATCCTGCCCCGAGCCCGCCAGGCGCTCGACGTGCTGCAGGAGTCGCCCGGGGTGCAGGTGATCCTGCTCACGGGGCGCTCCATCGACGGGCTCCAGGTCACGGGACTCGAGTCCGACGCCTGGATCCTGTCGGCGTCTCACGGCGCCGAGCTCACCGGGCTGGAGGCGGCGACCGGTGGCCGGGCGGGTGCCGGGACCGGGTCCGGCGCCGAGACCGAGGGCGTGGCATCGACCGCGACGGGCCCGCTCAGCGATGACGAGGAGCAGCGCCTCTCGCGCCTGTCGCGTCGCTTCGATCGGGTCTTCCGCGACGAGGACGGCGTGCGGCTCGAGCGGAAGCCGTTCGGGATCGTCGTGCACACCCGCGAGGTGGCGGAGGCCGAGCGCGCGGACGAGCTGCTCGCGGCGGCGGTGGAGCTGGGTGCCGTGCCGGGGATCCAGATGCGCGAGGGCAAGCAGGTCCGCGAGTTCTCGGTGCGCACGAGCGACAAGGGGTCGGCGCTGCAGCAGATCCGCGCGCTGCTGCCGGCGGCGCCGGTGCTGTTCCTCGGCGACGACGTGACGGACGAGGACGTGTTCCGCGTGCTCGGCCCCGACGACCTCGGGATCAAGGTCGGGGCGGGGGACACCGCGGCGAAGGAGCGGGTGAGTGACCCCGAGGCCGCGGCGATGGTGCTCGCGCAGTTGAGCGAGCTGCGCACCGGCATCGTGATCGGCACCGACGGGATCGCGCCGCACTAACTTATTCGCGATCTGCCGCACTAGCCAATCCGCGATCCGCCGCGCAAGCCCTTGCCGGGCCCCCGGTGCGCCGGGCAGGCTGGTGCCGGGCCCCGACAGGAGGCCCGCTGGGGACCGAGCGACGCCGGGCCCCGGAGGAAAGGACCGACGATGCACGCACCCGATGAGTTGACGTTCGGCGTCGAGGAGGAGTATCTCCTGCTCGACCGCGAGACCGGCCGACCAGCCGATCGTGCGGCCGAGATCATCCGTGAGCTGCCGATCCCCGGCGACCGCGCGGATCGCGAGTTCTTTTCCAGCCAGCTCGAGACCGCGACGGCGGTCTGCACCCGCGCGGACGAGGCGGAGGCGTCGCTCACGGAGTTCCGACGCGCCGCTTCCCGGATCGCCGCCGCGCACGGCGCCGTGCTCGCGGGCACAGGCCTCCCGCCGCTCGGCGGCGACGTCGCCGGCACCGTGACCCCGAAGTCCCGCTACCGCGAGATCCAGGCGACGGTGCGAACGGCGGCGGCGCACCAGTACGGTACGGGCACCCATGTGCACGTCGCCGTTCCGTCCCGCGACGCGGGCGTCGATGTGCTGGCCCGGCTCGCGCGGTGGAGCCCGGCGCTCCTCGCCCTCACCGCGAACTCGCCGCTGTGGTGCGGTGAACCGACGGGATTCGCGAGCTGGCGTCACATCAATGCGCTGCAGTGGCCGGTCACGGGATACCCGCCGCCGTTCGAGAGCGGCGCGGACTACACGCGCACCATCTCCGAGCTGGTCGCGAGCGACATTCTGATCGATCCCGGGCTCGTGACCTGGGTCGCCCGCCTCTCCGAGCGCTATCCGACGGTCGAGCTGCGGATCGCCGATGCTCAGCTCGCCGCGGCCGACGCGGTGGACTTCGCGCTGCTCGCCCGCGCCCTGGTGTCGGCGGCGCTGCGGGAGCACGAAGCCGGGATCCGGGCGCCGCGCCTCACACCGACGACCGTCGACGGGGCGATCTGGCTCGCCGCGCGCGATGGGCTCGAGGGGCGGCTCGTCGATCCGCTGCTGGGTGTGGCGCAGCCGGCCTTCGACCTCGTGGACCGCATGCGGGAGTCGGTCACCGCGGATCTCGACGCGGCCGGCGACCTCGGCCGGGTGACGGCGTACTTGGAGCGGCGACGACGGCTCGGGAGCCCGGCGCGGGTGCAGGAGGCTCGCTTCGCCGACGCCGGCATCGCCGGGCTGCTCGACCTGTACGCTGCGGGATCCGGGCGAGGCGCGGGCGCCGCGGAAGATCCCGGGCCCCCTGACCCTTCCGAGCGCTCCGGGCCGTCGCGTGGCTAGCGCCCGCCGCCCCATCACCCGCGAGATCGTCGATGGATCACCGATCTATCGGCTCCGCGGGCGTCGCATCACGCGGGTGCGAGAGATCGAGCGCCTCAACGCCCTGGCGATCCCGCCCGCCTGGGTCGACGTCGAGATCGCGCGCTCGCCCTCCGCGAAGGTGCTCGCCCGCGGACTCGACGCCGCGGGGCGGGTGCAGGCCATCTATCATCCGGCGTTCCGACGCAAGCAGGATCGCGCGAAGTTCACCCGCCTGATCCGTTTCGCCGACCAGCTGCCCGCGCTGCGCGCGCAGGTCGACCGCGACCTCCGCAAGCGCAGTCTCAGCCGTGAGCGTGTGGTGGCCTGCATCCTCCGCATCATCGACGAGGAGTACTTCCGCGTGGGCAACGCGGCGTATGCGCGGCGCCATCGCAGCTACGGCGCCACGACGCTGCGCACCTCCCACGCCACCGCGACGAGCACCTCGGTCACGTTCGATTTCGTCGGCAAGGGTGGCAAGCGGCACACGCGGACGATTCGGGATCGCCGGGTCGCCACGCTCATCGCGCGGCTCGAGGAGCTGCCCGGGGCGGAGCTGTTCCGGTTCCTGGACCAGGAGGAGCCCGGGGGAGAACCGATCGTGCGGAACGTCGACAGCCGGCACGTGAACGCGTACGTCAAGCGAGTGATGGGGGAGGAGTTCACCGCGAAGGACTTCCGCACCTGGGGCGGCACGATGCTCGCCACGTCCCGCCTCCTCGAGGTGGATCCGGTGGAGTTCGAGACGCCGACGTCGACGGCCCGGGCCGTCCGCGGCGTGGTCGCGGCGGTGGCCGAGCGGCTGGGCAACACCCCGGCGGTCACCCGGTCGTCGTACATCGATCCGCGGGTGCTTGCGGCCGCCGAGGATCCCGCGCTGCTCGCGCGCCTGCGCCGATCCCGCGCGCGGCTACGCGACCGACGCCACTGGAGCGCCGACGAGCAGTGCACGGTGCGGTTGCTCCGGGGCACGTAGGCGGGTGCCGGGATCCGGGGTTCGGATGCCGGGTCCTGGGCGCTGGGCCCGGGTGCCGACTTTGGGCGCAGGCTAACCGGTCGACGGGGAGATGTCGAGGCCTCGCCGCACGCGGTCGCGCGCCCGTAGCGTGGCAGGAGAGCACCGCGCGACCGGTGCGCAAGTCATCATCCGCCCCGTATCGCCGATTGGAGACCACCGTGCCGAAGCACAACCCGAGCCTCAAGGATCCCGAACTCTACGAGACGCTTCGAAGCGAGGGTGCCTCCGCGGAGAAGGCCGCGCGCATCTCCAACGCTGCGGCGAAGGAGGGGCGTTCGAAGGTCGGGCGGCGCGGGGGCAACGCCGAGGACTACGAGGACCGCACCGTGCCGGAGCTGCGGGCTCGCGCCCGCGAGCTGGGGCTGTCGGGGTATTCGAAGCTCCGCAAGCAGGAGCTGATCGACCTGCTCCGCGAGCACTGAGCCTGTGGCGCCGGGGTGCAGCGCCACACACCGTGGCGTGCAGCGCCGATTGCGGCGGAGATCTCACGTATAGCGGAGCGAATTCAGCGTTTCGCTCCGTAATTGCTGAGATCTCCGCACGCATTGACGCCTGATGGGTGCTGGTGGCCGATCCCGACCGCCATCCACGAGCCGCCGGCCATGCCGCCGCACCCTACGAACCGCCGAGCACCGCCTCGGTCGGCCCCGACTCGACCACGCGGCCGTCGCGCATCACCAGCACCCGGTCGGTGACCGCCCGGACCGCTGCGAGGTCGTGCGACACGAACACGAGCGTCAGCCGCCGCTCGCGCTGGAGATCCCGCAGCAGCGCCAGGATCCCCGCCTGCGTGGAGACGTCGAGGGCCGAGACGGGCTCGTCGCAGACGAGCACGTCGGGATCCGCGGCAATCGCGCGGGCGATCGCGATCCGCTGCCGCTGCCCGCCCGAGAGGGTGCTCGGGCGGCGGTGGGCGAGCTCGGGATCGAGGCCGACGCGTCGGAGCAGGTCGGCCGTGCTCGTGCCGGGGAGCCGGTTCGAAGCGGCGAGGATCCGTTCGACCCGCCACCGCGGATCGAACGTCGCGAGCGGATCCTGCGGGATCAGCCGGATCCGAAGGGCGGGATCCGCGCGGGTGATGGTGCCGGAGTCGACGCGTTCCGCGCCGACGAGCACCCGCGCGAGGGTCGTCTTGCCGGCCCCCGATTCGCCCACGACGCCGACGGCCTCGCCCCGGGCGAGGGTGAGGTCGACGTCGACGAGGGCGGCCGTCCCGCCCTCGTGCGCCGGGAACCTGCGGTGGATGCCGCGCATTTCGAGCACGGTGCCACCCGGTGCGGGCGGCGGCCCCGGCTTCGGCCCGGCGGGCATGGAGTCGATGAGGCGTCGCGTGACCGGGTGCTGCGGGTCTGCCAGGAGCTCGGCAGTGGAGCCCGTCTCGACGATGCGGCCGCGATCCATCACGGCGATGCGATCCGCGACGCGCGCAACGCTGCCGAGGTCGTGGCTCACCAGCAGCAGCGCGGTGCCGCGGGCGGTGATCGCGCGGAACTCCTCCAGGATGATCGACGCCGTCGACGGATCGAGCGCTGTCGTCGGTTCGTCGGCGATGAGCAGTCGGGGCTCGCCGATGAGTGCGGAGGCGATGAGCGCGCGCTGGCGCATCCCGCCCGAGAGCTGGTCCGAGCGCTGGGATGCGCGCAGCTCGGCGTGCGGCAGCCCCGCGTCACGGAGGGCCTGGAGTACCCGGGTGCGTCGCGCTGTCCCGCGGATCCCGCGGATGGTGAGGGTTTCCCCGACCTCGGCCGCGATGGTGCGCAGGGGATCGAGTGACTGGAGCGCGTCCTGCAGCACGAGCGACACCGTCGCGCCCCGCAGCGTCCGCCAGGTGCGCGGGCGCGCTCGGCGGACGTCCGTGCCCGACAGCGTGAAGGCCTCGGCGGCCACGTCCCAACCGGGTTCCGCCTGAGTGAGCCCCAGCAGGGTGCGCGTCAGCACCGACTTCCCGGCGCCGGATTCCCCCACGATCGCGAGGCACTCTCCGGCCGCGACGGTGAGGGAGACGCCGTCGAGGATCGGCGGTCGCTGCGGATGGCGTCGGTCATGACGCGCCACGCGCAGTCCGCGCACCGCGAGCACGGGCTCGGCGGAGTCGAGCGGTGCGGCGGGGTCGACGGGCGCGACGGGATCGAGCGGTGTCGTCGGATCCAGTGGTGCAGTGCTCATCGGAGGCCTCCGCTCGCGCCGAGCCGTCGGCCGAGGGCGGTGAGCGCCGCCGCGGTCGCGACGATCGCGAGGCCCGGGAACACCGTCATCCACCACGCCGTCGCGATGTAGACCCGACCGGAGTTGAGCATGGCCCCCCACTCGGGGGAGGGCGGCAGCGCGCCGAGCCCGAGGAAGCCGAGGGCGGAGACCCAGATGATCGCCTGCCCCACCCCGAGAGTCGCCGCCGAGGCCAGCGGCCAGAGCGAGTTCGGCGCGATGTGCCGGGTGAAGAGGCGGAGCGGACCCGTGCCGTCGAGCCTCGCCCACTCCACGTACCCGCTCTGGGAGATGCCGCGCACCCGTGCTCGCAGCATCCGCGCGTACCCGGGGATGGTCGCGAGCCCGATCGCGAGGGTCGACGTTGCGGGGCCACCGCCCATGACCGCGATGAAGAGCAGCGCCATGACCAGGGTCGGCAGGGCGAAGAGCACCTCGAATACCCGGGCGAGGAACGCGTCGAGAATCCGCGGTCCGAGCCCGGCGGCGAACCCCAGGACAGCGCCGATCCCGATCCCGATCCCGGTCGCGGCCAGCCCGATGCCGATCGAGGCGGCGGCGCCGTGCACCACCCGCGTGTAGAGGTCGCGCCCCGATTCGTCGGTGCCGAACGGGTGCGCGAGCGACGGGGGCTGCAGCGACGCGCGCGGGTCGATGGCGAGCGGATCGCCGGGCGCGAGCAGCCCCGGCGCGACCACGGTGACGGCCGTGAGCACCAGCACGACGAGCGCGGGCGCCAGGCCCCAGTCGAGCGCGGGCGGCCATCTGCGCCCCGTGTCCGCGGTCCGAGCCGCGGTCGCCGGCGCGCTCACGCCCCCACCGCCTCGGTCGGTGCCGGGGTGATTCCGGGCCGGGCGGAGTGCCGCGGGTCGACGAGCACCTCGATCGCGCTCGACAGCAGCAGGATGGCGACGTAGAGCAGCGCGATGACTGTCACCGCCCCGATGACCACCGGCACGTCGCGCACGGTCGCGGCCTCGAGCAGGAGCCGCCCGAGCCCCTGCCGGGCGAAGAGCGCCTCCACGACCACGGCACCGCTCAAGAGGGAGCCGTACGCCCAGCCCGAGAGGGCGATCGCGGGAAGTGCGGCGTGCCGGAGGGTGTGGGTCAGAAAGACGCGCGATTCCGAGGCCCCGCGCGAGCGAGCCGTCGTGGCGAACGGAGCGTCGTCGACCTCGGCGAGGGAGCCGTGGAGGATGTGCGCCAGGTAGCCCGCGATCGGTACGGCGAGGGTGATGACCGGGAGGATCAGCCCCGCGGGCTGCGCACCGGAGCTGGTCGCGGGCAGGATCCCGAGCCCGGTCGAGAAGACGAGGATGAGCACGGCCCCGAGGAAGAACTGCGGGACGACACTCGCGACGGTCTCGATCGCCGACAGGGTCGCGCGGACCAACGAGCCCGCCCGCCCGCGGCTCGTCGTAGCGATCAGGGTGCCGATCACCGCGAGCACCCAAGCGAGGGCCAGCGCCAGGGTGGCGAGCAGGATCGTCGGCGGCACGTTCTCCGCGAGGAGATCGGCGACGGGCTGCTTCCGCGCGTACGAGTCGCCGAACTGGAGCGTCGCGATGCGCCACAGCTGCGCGAGGTACTGCACGAAGACCGGCTGATCGAGCCCGTAGGCCTCCGTTGCGCGGGCGACCGCCTCCGGCCCCGCCTGCGAGCCGGGGCCGCCCATGATCGCCTCGAGCGGATCACCCGAGGCCCGCAGCGCGACGAAGACGACGGTCGCCGTGATCCAGACGACGAGCAGCGCGGAGCCGACGCGGGCGAGCACGCCGCGGAGGAGGCGTGTCGCTCGCCCGCCCCGTCGGCCGCCCGCCCGCTCGCTCACCCGGCCAGCCTACTCGGCGAGCTGCGCGTTGATGAAGGTCGGCGTGGCGACCGTGCCGAGGGTCGTGACGCCGCTCGCACCCCGCACGAGGAAGTGGTTCTGCTGGTCGTAGAGCGGCAGCACCGTGAAGCTCTCGAGGATCCGCTGCTGCGCATCGGCGTACAGCTCGGCGCGCTGGGCCTCGTCGAGCGTGGCGGAGGCCTCGTCGAGGATCGCATCGAGCTCGGGATCGGAGAGCTGGGCGTGGTTGGCGAAGTAGCCGGAGGGCGCGGGCACGATCCCGTCGGAGTGGTACAGGATCCGGAGCACGTCCGGGCCGACCTTCGTATAGGGCGCACTCACAGCCTCGTACTCGTTCGCGCCGAGGGCGCCGTACCACGTGCTCAGGTCGACCGGCGTGAGGATCACGTCGAAGCCGACCGCCGCGGCGTTCGCCTGGATCTGCTCGAAGAGCGACTGCTCGGCGGCGACCGACTGGTTGGTGCTGACGGGGAACCGGACGGTGAGTCGCTGGCCGTCCTTCACGCGGATGCCGTCCTCGTCGGTGGCGCTCCAGCCCGCCTCGTCGAGGAGGCGTTCGGCGGCTGCCGGGTCGGTGTCGAAGAGCGCGGCGTCGCTGACCGCGGTCGGCTCGGTGCTCGCGAGGGGTGAGGTCGAGCGATCGGCGGTACCGAGATAGAGGGACTCGATGCCGGGTTCCGGATCCGCTGCCCGGATGAACGCCTCGCGCACACGGACGTCGTCGAACGGCGCCTGCCCGGCGTTCAGCTCGATGCGGTTCACCGAACCCGGGCGCGGGGCGTCGATGTGCTCGATGCCGGAGCCGTCCTGCTCCGCGGCGACGATCGAGTCCGGCTGGGGGTTGTCGATCACGTGCACCTCGCCGGAGGTGAGCGCGGCGTACCGGGTCGCCGCGTCCGGGATGAAGCGCCACTCGATGCGGTCGAGGTGCGCCGGACCGGTGTGGTCTGCCTCGGGCCGGAGGTGCGGTAGTCCTCGTTGCGCACGAGGGTGACCTGCTGCTGCGGCGTCCACTCCTCGACCGTGAACGGGCCGGTGCCGATGGGGGCCGCGCAGTTCTCCTCCATGCCGCGGGCGATGCCGGCGGGGGACTGGATCGCGGTCCACTGCTGGCTCATCGACTCGAGCAGCGCCGAGTCGGGGGACGACAGGTGGAACCGCACGTGCGTTGCATCGACCGGCTCGACCTCGGTGATCTTCTCGACCGCGAGATAGCCGGTGGACGACTGGGTCTCGGGATCCTGCAGGTGCTCGATGTTCGCCTTGACGGCCTCCGCGTCGAGCGGGGTGCCGTCGGTGAACGTGACGTCCTCCTGCAGCGTGAAGTCCCAGGTCAGGCCGTCCGTGCTGGTCTCCCACTCGGTCGCGAGCCACGGGGTGATCGTGCCATCGGCGGTGCGCCCGACGAGCGGCTCCAGGTACTGGGTCGAGATCAGGGCTTGCGGGTAGTTGCCGCCCACGTGGGGGTCGAGGCAGGTGGGCTCCGCGTCGCCCGTGGCGTAGACGAGCGTGCCGCCGTCGACGGCGGTGGTGGTGGCGTCCGAGGGTCCGCTGGTGCAGGCGCTCAGGGCGAGGGCGCCGACCGCGGCCGCGGCGAGC
Above is a genomic segment from Leucobacter rhizosphaerae containing:
- a CDS encoding Rho termination factor N-terminal domain-containing protein, with translation MPKHNPSLKDPELYETLRSEGASAEKAARISNAAAKEGRSKVGRRGGNAEDYEDRTVPELRARARELGLSGYSKLRKQELIDLLREH
- a CDS encoding ABC transporter permease — translated: MSAPATAARTADTGRRWPPALDWGLAPALVVLVLTAVTVVAPGLLAPGDPLAIDPRASLQPPSLAHPFGTDESGRDLYTRVVHGAAASIGIGLAATGIGIGIGAVLGFAAGLGPRILDAFLARVFEVLFALPTLVMALLFIAVMGGGPATSTLAIGLATIPGYARMLRARVRGISQSGYVEWARLDGTGPLRLFTRHIAPNSLWPLASAATLGVGQAIIWVSALGFLGLGALPPSPEWGAMLNSGRVYIATAWWMTVFPGLAIVATAAALTALGRRLGASGGLR
- a CDS encoding ABC transporter permease, with translation MSERAGGRRGGRATRLLRGVLARVGSALLVVWITATVVFVALRASGDPLEAIMGGPGSQAGPEAVARATEAYGLDQPVFVQYLAQLWRIATLQFGDSYARKQPVADLLAENVPPTILLATLALALAWVLAVIGTLIATTSRGRAGSLVRATLSAIETVASVVPQFFLGAVLILVFSTGLGILPATSSGAQPAGLILPVITLAVPIAGYLAHILHGSLAEVDDAPFATTARSRGASESRVFLTHTLRHAALPAIALSGWAYGSLLSGAVVVEALFARQGLGRLLLEAATVRDVPVVIGAVTVIALLYVAILLLSSAIEVLVDPRHSARPGITPAPTEAVGA
- a CDS encoding DNA topoisomerase IB, which gives rise to MASARRPITREIVDGSPIYRLRGRRITRVREIERLNALAIPPAWVDVEIARSPSAKVLARGLDAAGRVQAIYHPAFRRKQDRAKFTRLIRFADQLPALRAQVDRDLRKRSLSRERVVACILRIIDEEYFRVGNAAYARRHRSYGATTLRTSHATATSTSVTFDFVGKGGKRHTRTIRDRRVATLIARLEELPGAELFRFLDQEEPGGEPIVRNVDSRHVNAYVKRVMGEEFTAKDFRTWGGTMLATSRLLEVDPVEFETPTSTARAVRGVVAAVAERLGNTPAVTRSSYIDPRVLAAAEDPALLARLRRSRARLRDRRHWSADEQCTVRLLRGT
- a CDS encoding ATP-binding cassette domain-containing protein, which translates into the protein MSTAPLDPTTPLDPVAPVDPAAPLDSAEPVLAVRGLRVARHDRRHPQRPPILDGVSLTVAAGECLAIVGESGAGKSVLTRTLLGLTQAEPGWDVAAEAFTLSGTDVRRARPRTWRTLRGATVSLVLQDALQSLDPLRTIAAEVGETLTIRGIRGTARRTRVLQALRDAGLPHAELRASQRSDQLSGGMRQRALIASALIGEPRLLIADEPTTALDPSTASIILEEFRAITARGTALLLVSHDLGSVARVADRIAVMDRGRIVETGSTAELLADPQHPVTRRLIDSMPAGPKPGPPPAPGGTVLEMRGIHRRFPAHEGGTAALVDVDLTLARGEAVGVVGESGAGKTTLARVLVGAERVDSGTITRADPALRIRLIPQDPLATFDPRWRVERILAASNRLPGTSTADLLRRVGLDPELAHRRPSTLSGGQRQRIAIARAIAADPDVLVCDEPVSALDVSTQAGILALLRDLQRERRLTLVFVSHDLAAVRAVTDRVLVMRDGRVVESGPTEAVLGGS